The Phacochoerus africanus isolate WHEZ1 chromosome X, ROS_Pafr_v1, whole genome shotgun sequence genome has a segment encoding these proteins:
- the LOC125118155 gene encoding PWWP domain-containing DNA repair factor 3B-like has protein sequence MVWFKFQNHPFWPAVVKSVSPAEQTARVLLIEADMPRESSGIRVPLRRLKHLDCAGREKLLERARKVYGQGVNWCFSLICHYRDGLGRGSFAGSFLDYFAADCSYPLRRAIQEGPLRVDFPKVNYADLEDSEDEAALGGRKILPDRMRAARDRANQKLVDFIVRRKGADPHLLDIVKGRKRSRWLASFLRSGRYVICVETYLEDDDQLDVVVRHLQDIYREIDRNVLALTRDDKVSFVLEVLLPEAIICSIAALDGLDYKQAEQKYLQGPPVRYREKELFDRKVLRELSKRSARRLRAK, from the coding sequence ATGGTCTGGTTCAAGTTTCAAAACCACCCGTTCTGGCCAGCCGTGGTGAAGAGCGTCAGCCCGGCAGAGCAGACCGCCAGGGTGCTTTTGATCGAGGCCGACATGCCCCGGGAGAGCAGCGGCATCCGCGTCCCTCTGCGGAGGCTGAAGCACCTGGACTGTGCAGGGCGAGAGAAGCTGCTGGAGCGAGCCCGGAAGGTGTACGGGCAGGGCGTGAACTGGTGCTTCTCCCTGATCTGCCACTACCGAGACGGGCTGGGCCGCGGCTCCTTTGCGGGCTCCTTCCTGGACTACTTCGCCGCCGACTGCAGCTACCCGCTGAGGAGAGCCATCCAGGAGGGCCCCCTGCGCGTGGACTTCCCGAAGGTGAACTACGCCGACCTGGAGGATTCCGAGGACGAGGCCGCCCTGGGCGGGAGGAAGATCCTCCCGGACCGCATGCGGGCTGCCCGCGACCGAGCCAACCAGAAGCTGGTGGACTTCATCGTGAGGAGGAAGGGGGCCGACCCCCATCTCCTGGACATCGTCAAAGGCAGGAAACGCTCCAGGTGGCTGGCATCGTTTCTCAGGTCGGGCAGGTACGTGATCTGCGTGGAGACCTACCTGGAGGACGACGATCAGCTGGACGTCGTGGTGAGACACCTGCAAGACATCTACCGGGAGATAGACAGGAACGTGCTGGCTCTGACCCGGGACGACAAGGTGAGCTTCGTCCTGGAGGTCCTTCTGCCCGAAGCAATCATCTGCTCCATCGCCGCCCTGGACGGACTGGACTACAAGCAGGCGGAGCAAAAGTACCTGCAGGGGCCCCCCGTGCGTTACCGGGAGAAGGAGCTCTTTGACCGCAAGGTCCTGAGGGAGCTCAGCAAGAGGTCCGCCAGGAGGCTCAGGGCTAAATGA